A single genomic interval of Prunus dulcis chromosome 5, ALMONDv2, whole genome shotgun sequence harbors:
- the LOC117627591 gene encoding uncharacterized protein LOC117627591, with protein sequence MDLIGKIYLASRKQHYFIIVATNYFTKWVEAKPVKSTTSQEIITFIEEQIIQRFGIPESITTDRRSSFISRDMLDMAEAFKFKLLQFTPYYAQANGQAESSNKVIINIIRKMLEKNPKQWHEKLTETLWAYRTSKREATGMTPYALTYGHDAILPMEIAVQSLRIAHQHNLTGEDYCQAMLLELEGLDASRIDTLNKLLAGK encoded by the coding sequence ATGGATCTCATTGGCAAAATCTATCTAGCCAGTAGAAAACAACACTATTTCATCATTGTAGCTACAAactatttcaccaaatgggtggaagccaAACCTGTTAAATCCACTACATCTCAAGAGATCATCACCTTCATAGAagagcagattatacaaaggtTTGGCATTCCAGAATCAATCACAACTGATAGGAGATCTTCTTTCATATCTAGAGATATGCTAGATATGGCAGAAGCATTCAAATTTAAGCTACTTCAATTCACTCCTTATTATGCTCAAGCTAATGGACAGGCAGAATCAAGTAACAAGGTGATCATCAACATTATCAGGAAAATGcttgagaaaaatccaaagcaaTGGCATGAGAAGTTAACAGAAACTCTGTGGGCATATAGGACTTCAAAGAGAGAAGCAACTGGCATGACCCCATATGCTCTAACTTATGGTCATGATGCAATTCTACCTATGGAAATAGCAGTCCAATCTCTCAGAATTGCTCACCAACACAATCTGACTGGAGAAGACTACTGTCAAGCCATGCTGCTAGAATTGGAGGGATTGGATGCAAGTAGAATTGATaccctcaacaaactcttagCAGGGAAATAG